The following nucleotide sequence is from Corynebacterium hindlerae.
CGATAAGCGGCCTCAGCCCTGCGTGGCGTTGCATCTCCCACGCCATGAGGCGCCCGCACGCCGTTTCGAAAGCGGCTTTTCCTGTACCAATGCGGCTCCTGATACGGAAGCAGTGCCAACCCGCAGCCTCTAATAGACCCTGATGGGTGGAGAGGTTTCGAGAAATTCCGATGTATTTCTGCGGATATGTGACAGGAGCCATAGCAACCATACTAGACTAAGTGGTATGTCTAAGTTTTTGTTGGTGTCCATCCGCCATGGTGCAGAGGTTCTTGCTGCGGAATATCGCGATTTCCTGGTAAGTTCCGGTTTGCGGCCGACTGAACTGGACCAAGTTGTCCTGGATTCAGAAACCGCTCGCATCGGTGATGTGAGCCAGTACGCCGGGGTGTTCCTAGGCGGCAGCCCTTTCAATGTCACCGACGCTCAGCCCACGGCTGAGCAGCTGTGGGTGCAGCAGGAAGCCCTCACGATGGTCGATGCCGACATTCCAGCGTTCTACGCGTGCTTCGGATCCAGCCTCCTCGCCCACTTCCGTGGCGGCGTTGTTGGCGACCGTTACTCCGAGACCGCTGGATCGTCGGTGGTTGAGCTCACCCAGGAAGGAACAATGGATCCGCTCCTGCAGGGCGTGCCATCACGTTTTAATGCGCTGACCGGTCATGCGGAAAGCGTGGAAGAGCTGGTAACCGGGGCAACGTTGCTGGCAACGGGGCCAACGTGCCCCGTGCAGATGTTCCGGATCAACGACACCACCTGGGCGACCCAATTCCACCCGGAGCTGGATGCACAAGGGCTAGCCACCCGGATGCAGGAATACCTC
It contains:
- a CDS encoding glutamine amidotransferase is translated as MSKFLLVSIRHGAEVLAAEYRDFLVSSGLRPTELDQVVLDSETARIGDVSQYAGVFLGGSPFNVTDAQPTAEQLWVQQEALTMVDADIPAFYACFGSSLLAHFRGGVVGDRYSETAGSSVVELTQEGTMDPLLQGVPSRFNALTGHAESVEELVTGATLLATGPTCPVQMFRINDTTWATQFHPELDAQGLATRMQEYLHNGYFAPEEYDEIVAHISSVDVAPVRQIMRNFVSYATIFSDPTLRMPAAQRS